CATCGCCATCCTCCTGGCTCTCTATACCAAAGATGTGTTCATTGCCCTCTTTACCGGTTGTTTCAGCGGGTATTTTATCCTCAATGATTTGAAGATCATTAACGGATTAGACGCTACATTCATGTCCTTTATTCAGGTCTTTGCCGATTCGGATAACACCATTGTTATCCTTTGTGTTTTGCTGATTGGAGCCCTCATTCATCTGATTGAACAGAGCGGTGGCATTAACGGCTTTGTGGAATCCATGGTCCGCCACCGTGGCATGATCACTACCAAGCGAACCGCCAATTTTTTTACCTGGTTCACAGGGCTGCTGGTATTTACATCAGGGACACTCAGCACACTCCTTACAGGAGCCATTACCCGGCCTGTGAACGATGCCTTGAAAGTCCCCCATGAAAAAAGTTCTTTTATTGTCCATTCCACATCTACACCTGTGTGCGTGTTGATCCCTCTCAGCGGCTGGGGAGCTTTTATGATCGGACTCATACAGGCTCAGGGAATTCCCGATGCCACCCAGGTAATGATCCGAACCATACCCCTGAATCTTTACGCCATTCTGGCTGTATTTATTTTACCGATCCTGATTTACACAGGCTTTGATTTCAAAGGTATGAAAAACGCCGAAAACCGGGCAGATACTACCGGTCTGCTGGATGCCGATCCGGACCGCCAAAACCTGATGGAGTCAAAAAAGAGGGATGTTGCAACATCTTCCGTAAAAAATCTGATTATACCCATCCTGACCATGGTGTGTGTTATTCTGGCAGGCTTATTCATTACAGGAAAAGGTAGCCTGATAGAAGGAGATGGTATGCGAAGCATACTCTGGGGATGTATTATCAGCCTGCTGACTGCATATATTTTATACAGAAGCCAGGGAATTTTTTA
This window of the Candidatus Neomarinimicrobiota bacterium genome carries:
- a CDS encoding Na+/H+ antiporter NhaC family protein, coding for MEYGFLSVLPPLIAILLALYTKDVFIALFTGCFSGYFILNDLKIINGLDATFMSFIQVFADSDNTIVILCVLLIGALIHLIEQSGGINGFVESMVRHRGMITTKRTANFFTWFTGLLVFTSGTLSTLLTGAITRPVNDALKVPHEKSSFIVHSTSTPVCVLIPLSGWGAFMIGLIQAQGIPDATQVMIRTIPLNLYAILAVFILPILIYTGFDFKGMKNAENRADTTGLLDADPDRQNLMESKKRDVATSSVKNLIIPILTMVCVILAGLFITGKGSLIEGDGMRSILWGCIISLLTAYILYRSQGIFYYKTFMKHLFKGAGSMLNVGSILIFAFSMGGVVKMLGTGPYLAEVFSGYLTPALLPALIFLFSCIISFSTGSSMGTMAVMMPVAMPMALTMDMSVALISASVFGGSIFGDHASPISDTTIMSCTTTGCDVMDHIRTQLPYVVSYATLALLGYLILGFSGI